GGTCGATCCCCAGCTTGCTGGCGACGGCGTCGTGCACAGCCATCGCCACCGCGCCGATATCGCCGGTGGCGTCGATCACTTCACAGCGCGCCGGATGCTTTCTGGCGATTTCCAAAAAACCCTCGCGCAGACGATTGTGGAAATCCAGTCCCATGCGCTCGTAACGGTCTTCGCCCTCGCCGCGTATCCCGGCGCGTTCCAACCCGGCTTCGACCGGCAGGTCGAAGATCAACGTCAGGTCGGGGTTCGTTTCGCCGACCACCAGACGGTGCAGGCGGCGTATGATCTCGCGGTCCATGCCGTGGCCGTAACCTTGATAGGCCATGGTGGAATCGGCAAACCGGTCGCAGATCACCCACGTTCCGGCGTCCAACGCGGGCAAGATGACTTTTTGCAGGTGTTCGTAACGCGCGGCGTAATTGAGCAGCGCTTCGCTCAGCGGTTCCCAGCGATTGGTCGCGCCGTTGACCAGCAGATTGCGGATTTCTTCGCCGCCCGGCGAACCGCCGGGTTCGCGGGTGGTCAGCACGGTGCGCCCGGACGCTTCAAGCGCGTCCTTGAGCAGCGCGATCTGCGTGGATTTCCCCGCGCCCTCGCCCCCCTCCAGCGTGATGAACCGGCCCCGCGTCATCGCCTACGTCCTTTATATGTCAGCGCGACCCGCCGCCCCACAAGATGTAATCGAGCGCCGCACCCAAGCGGCCCACCAGGCCTAGTTGCTCGACGCTCTCACCCGCCAAAAGCGGGATCTCGACGGGCGTCACGTCGGGCGCGGTGATGGACAGCATGGCGACGCGTTGGCCCTTTTGCAACGGTGCGGGAATTGGGCCCTCGAAGGTTACCTTCACCTTCATGCCTTGGCGCGCGCGTTTGGGCAGGGTCAGGGTCAGGTCGTTTTCGATGACCAGCGGCACGCTGGCTTTTTGCCCCAGCCACACATTGGCGTCTGTGACCACGTCGCCGGCCTTAAATAAAGGATAGTTGCCGAATTCACGAAAGCCCCATTCAAGCAAACGTTCCGATTCCGTCGAGCGCATTTTCTTCGACGACAAACCGTTGACCACCAACACCAAACGACGATCGTCGCGTTTGGCCGACGCGGTCAGACCGTAGCCGCTTTCCTCGGTGTGGCCGGTCTTCAATCCGTCAGCGCCCATATCTTTGTAAATCAATGGGTTACGGTTAGATTGCTTGATCCCGTTGAAGACGAAACTTTGTTCGGAATAGTAGTGATAATATTCGGGAAACCGTTCCACGGTGAGCTGCGCGAGGCGCGCCAAATCGTGCGCGGTGACGCGGTGTTCGGGGTCCGGCCAGCCGGTGGAATTCTTAAACGTCGATCCGGTCATGCCCAACTCGTAGGCCTTCTTGGTCATATCCGCGGCGAAGGCTTCTTCGCTGCCCGACAGGGCCTCGGCGATCACGATGCACGCGTCGTTACCCGACTGGACGATGATGCCGCGGATCAGATCTTCGACCCGCACGCGCATGCTGGGTTCCAAGAACATCGTCGAACCGCCGGTTTTGGCCCCGCCTTTGCGCCAGGCGTTTTCCGAAACGTAGAATTTGTCGTCCAAGGACAACCGCCCGTCCTGCAAGCGTTCGAACACCATGTACAACGTCATTAACTTGCTCATCGACGCGGGCGCCATGGCGGTGTCGCCATTCTTGTCCAGCAACACGGTTCCGGTCGTGGTGTCGACCATGAAAACGTGGCTGGCGGGCGTGTCCAAAGCCCACACAGATTGGACATGGACCGCACCGCTCAGCAAGGTTGCGGCCAAAACGGATCGAAAAATACGGCGAGACAAAAGCATAAGGAACGTCTAACAGCTCAAATGGATGGGAATCGGCTCAACTTTACGCGCCCAGCACCGCCAGGGCTACCCCCCTATAGTCGGGAATCTTGCCAACAGTGTGGCGCTCAATTGGTCGCGGTGCTGTCGACCACCGTGCGCGCGCCGCTGTAACCCGCATCGATGATTTGCGGCAACAAGGCATCGGCTTCCGCCACGGTGGTCAGCGGCCCGATGCGCACGCGATAAAAGTCGCGGCCGTTGACCGACACCGGCGTCACGCGGGCATCGCCGATGGTGGCCAAATGCTGCTTCACGCGTTCTGCATTGCTTGCATTGGAAAAAGCCCCGGCCTGAATGAAAAGCCGTGTCGGCGACACCGCGACTTGGGCGACTTCACCAACCTTTACAGGACGTTGGGCTTCGGTTACGGGCGCATCGACCAGCGGCGCCTGTTCGACCTTGGCCATTTCAATGGGCGCGGATTCGACACTTTGTCGCGGCGGCACATATAGCTTGGAATTCATTTTCATCTGCGGCGGTTCGGGCAGCGTCTGGCTGGCGACGGGTTGCGAGCTCACCCCCTCGGCCTTGATCGGCGTATCGGCGGCCAGCAATTGCGTGCCACCCGCTTTGGCGCGCTGGGCCAGGATGCGGCTTTCCTGAGGCAGGATTTGCACCCGCACCTGGGCGGTGCCGGATTTTTCGATATCCAGCAACTGTGCCGCGCGGCGCGACAGATCGATGATGCGGCCGGGCTTGAACGGCCCGCGATCGTTGATGCGCACCACCAAGGAGCGGCCATTGACCAGATTGGTGACCCGCACCACCGATGGCATCGGCAAGGTCTTGTGCGCGGCCGAGACTTCCCACTGATCGAAAATCTCGCCGTTGGCGGTGCGTTTGCCGTCGAAATTGGGACCGTACCACGACGCGATGCCGGTGCGGTCGTACGACATGTCTTCGCTGGGATAGTACCAAATGCCCCCGACCTGATAGGGCTTGCCGACTTTATAATCGCCTTGGGACTTGTTGGTTTCGCCCAGGCGCTTGGCCGTGTGCATGACGAATTTGGTTTCCGCACACGCCGCCAGCAGTCCGGCGCTCACCGCAACAAGGCTCAATTTGTAAATCAGGCGCATGAAGGTCTCTCAAGCCGAATGTATTCTTTCGGCTCAACTTTTACATGCCAGTGCTTTCGGAAGTGTAAACGTCCTGTGCCTACAGGCCTTTTTTCACCCGTTCCAACAGCTCCACAGACGGATGGCCGTCGGGCACCAGACCGGTCGCGCGTTGAAAATCGCGGATCGCCTCGCGGCTTTTCGGCCCCACCACGCCGTCCACGCCGCCGGTATCAAACCCCAACGCGCTCAGGCGTTGTTGAAGCTCCATGCCTTCCGCGTGGCTCAGCCCCCGCCCCCCTGCGGGACCTAAGGTGGTGAACGCAGGCAGCCCAATGATGCGGTCGGCCAGTTGACCGACGGCCAAGGCGTAGAAAATCGACCGGTTCCACACCATCACGGTGCGGAAGTTCTTGTAGACCAAGAACGCCGGGCCGTTCGCGCCCGCCGGTGCGACGATGGACGCCGTCATCACGACGTTGGTGGGGACCGGCAGATTGCCGCCGCCGACCTTGCGCACGCCCAACGCTTGCCATTCGGGCAAGGTCTTGCGCACCTTCATGTCGGCCATGTTGAAATCGAAGCCCTTGGGCAACACCACTTCGCGACCCCAGATCTCGTCGCCCTTCCAGCCCGATTTGGTGAGGAAGTTGGCCGCCGAGGCATAGGCGTCGCCTTGATTGCCCCAAATGTCGATCTTGCCGTCGCCGTCGTAGTCGGTGGCGTAGGCATCGAACGTGGTGGGGATGAACTGAAAATGCCCCATGGCCCCCGCCCACGAACCTTTCATGCGTTCCGCCGTGATGTGGCCTTGGTCGATGATTTTCAGCGCGGTGAGCAACTGTTCGCGGAAAAACGCGCTGCGCCGCCCGTCGTGAGCCAAGGTCGCCAACGCCGCGATGGTCGAAAAATAACCCTCCGCCAGGCGCCCGAAGTCCGTTTCCAAGCCCCAAAACGCCACCAAAAAGCGTGGCTGGATTCCGTATTTATCGCCGATTTCGGTCAGCAATTTGACGTTTTCGGCAAGCTTTTGCTTACCCTTTTCGATGCGCTGGCCGTTGACCAGTTTTTCCATGTACTTGCGAAACGTCCAGGTGAATTCCGGCTGACGGCGGTCCAGTTCGATCACACGGGGGATCGGCTCCAATCCGGTCAGCGCCGCGTCCAAGGTGGCCGCGGAAATGCCTTTGGCGAGGGCTTCGGCACGCAATTCCACCAGCCATTCGTCGAACGGTTGCTGTTGCCCCGTGGGATCGGTTTCGGCGTGAACGGCAAGCGGTGCGCTCAAAACGAAGATGGCGAGGATCGAAAATAACAGCCTGCGCATGGGTGTGGTGCCCCCGGTTGGAGAATCTCTAGTTGCTCACTTGTGCCACAGCGTCCCCGGCAGGGAAAGGACCGGGAAACGGCTCGTCGATTTTGCCGCGCAACCATGAAAAAGCCAGCCCCGCCCATTCGTACAGCGCCTCATTGGCAAACCCCAACCCACCGGGCCAGGTGGGCGCCCACGTTTGCGGTTCACCCGGCAAGGTCAGATAATCAGTCGGATGGGCCAACACGGTCCATCCCGCCTTGCGGAACAAACCCACCGCACGCGGCATATGGCGCGCCGATGTGATCAGCACCCAGGGCTGGTCGCCCGGCTGCAGTTGACGATAGCTCATCAGCGCGCCCTCTTCAGTGTTGCGCGAACGATCTTCGAACCACACTTTAGTGGTGTCCAGGCCGGTTTCGCGCAAGAACCGCTCAGCCACTTCGGCCTCGGACGGCTTGCGATCGAACAACCGCCCCTGCCCCCCGACGTAAACCAGTTTGGCTTCGGGATGGGCACGGGCCAAACGCATGAATTCGGTCAGCCGCTCGATGTTGCCGCCCACCGCGACCTGATCGCGCTCGCGGGTCATGACCGTGTTCACGGACCCCGCCAACACCAAGATGCCCGCAACGGAACCGGGATAATCGCGCACCGTGGAAAAGCGGTCTTCCAGTTTGTTCACTGCCCAAACGCCGACGGGAAATATCGCGAAAACGATGTAATTGAGCAGCACGAAACCCAGCAGCACCCGTCCCTTACCGGCCCAATGGCGTGACAGCATCAGAAGCAAGCTCAGCAGCAGCCCGGCGATGAACAGCGAAACCGGATTGAGAGCGAACGCAAGGATCCTGGTCAGCACGAATGTCAGCGATGAGACGTCCAAGGGATCCTCAATTGGCAGCGCCCGCCGTTTGCAGCCGCGCGATCATGGTTTTGTACAAGGCGCGATACTGCTCCAAGCCCTTTTGGTGGTCAACCGAGCTGAATTTCTTTTTCGTGTGCTGCAGCAAGGACTGGCCAAATTCGGTCCGCACGTCGACCCGCGCGCCCGATTGCATCAACACGTCGAACGATGCCATCGACGCACCGTTCACCGCCGTGACCAGGGCGGTCTGACCCAACACATCGGTGCAATCGACATCGACGCCATGGGCCAGGACTTCGCGCACTTCGTCGGGTTCGTCGAGAAATGCCGCTTCGTGAAGCTGCGGGCAGGTCCACGCGTCGGCGCTGGCGGATTGAACGCTGAGCCCGCATATCAGCACAACCGCGATGGGGCCGGCGAAACGTAAGGCGGTGATGACGTGCATGGGTAAACCCTCCGACCGGGAACGTTCGACACTCGTTGCATGTGGTCCGTATGGCGGTGTTATTCAACGCTTCTCATCGCCATGAGCATCGCCCAAAAGCTCCCGCATGGTCAAGTTCCGGCGATCTCGGGGCCGGTGCGGAACGCAAGGTTCTGGAAAATAGCTGAGATTTTCTATAAAATGCGGCCTTTGATATCGCGAGAACGCGACGAAACCGGGTAGAAACCCTCTGCAGTGCATGTACCGGCACACCGCGAACCATATCGTGCAGAGTGGCGAGAGATGATCGACAATCAGGTCCGCACCAGCTACGGATCCATGGATGCCTCATCATTGGGGGTCGGCCCTTCGTCGCGCCCAAAGGCCCGCGTCGCCGCCGCGCCTGCGCCCGCGCCCAAAACCTCGCAAGGCCCCGGTTACACCACTTACGTCACCACCCAAGCCACTTTGCTGGCCGCACAAGAGGCGCGCAACGACACCCATGTGCGCCGCGATAGTCCGTTGCGCGACCAAGGCGGCCACAGCCAATCGGGTCAAAAGCGCACATCGTCCAACTTCGATGCCGAATTGAGCGAAGAAGAACAGCAGCGCGTTCAGGAACTGAAAAAAATCGACCGTGAAGTGCGCGCCCACGAACGCGCCCACCGTGCTGCCGGCAGCAGCCTGACCGGCGCGGCGCAGTTCACCTACACCCGCGGCCCCGACGGCCAGCAATACGCCGTCAGCGGCGAAGTCTCCATCGACACCGGGCGCGAGCAATCCGCCGCTGCAACCGCCGCGAAGATGGAGGCCGTGATCCGCGCCGCCCTGGCCCCGGCCAACCCTTCCAGCCAAGACATCGCCGTCGCCGCCCAGGCCCGCCAAGTGCTGAACGAAGTCGCCCAAGAGGCGCGCAAGGAACGCTTGAACGTCGCCGAAGACCCATCCACCACGTCCCCGATCCGCGCCCAATTGAGCAAGGCCAACCAAGCCTACCGCAACAACGGCGCCGAGGACGGCCAGGCGTTCACCGCCCGCCAAGCCCGCAACGCGCTCTTTTTGAACGCGCAGCAGAGCTTCAACATCATCATCTAAGCCATTAACTTATGATGGTAGACAATTGATTATTCAGGCTTAAGAACCATTTTGCGCGCCCGAGGCACGCCCTTGCGCACGAGATGGAACGCCAGTGCATCATTGAGAATTTTGCGCGTGCTCAAGCCGCTTTTCTGCGCCAGATATTTCAGCCGCAGATACATTTCATCTTCGATGCGCAAGGTCAGCGCGACATCGTCGCTTTGGGGTTGCGAGCATGGGCGCGTGCCCGTCGAGGGCGTGCGCATGCCGACGAACGAGTCGCTGCGCAGGCGTGCCGTGGCGACCGGCTTGATGCGCTGAACCTGGTGTTGCGGCTGCGGATGCGCTTGCAGGTTCGGCTGCGGGTTCGCGTGTGCAACCGGATGCAATTGAGTCTGGTGGTGGTGCTGAGGTTGAAAGTCCTGAGGATGCGGTTGCGCCCCCCAGGCCAAGGCGGGATTGTTGTGCTGGGTCGCGGCGACGGCGGGCATCGCCTCGCCCTTACGCGCCAAAATCAACGACGCGTCGAGACGGGCAACCGGACGGGATACGGGTTTGATGCTGGTGGCCATGATGCGTGTGTCCTCCCCTCTTTAAATCACTTGGCGCACTTGGCGGCGGCCGAATACGCGCGGTTCATGACCGTTGCTGGTTCGCTGAGGCTGCGTCGTTTGCGGGCGCAGGTCCTTACCATCCTCCGGCGATGGGGCGAAACCATCCCATAAGTTCGGCCCGGTTCCGGGTGCGCCCGGTGGCGTGGCGAAGGCCCGCGGGACCGGATCGGGCACGCGTTCGAGCGGTTTGACGGCGGTCAGCGGCACCTGTTGCGGGTCCGGCGTCTCGACGATCAATTCCGGGGCTTCTTCGTCTTCGTCGCTGAATTCACCTTGCGCCGTGGACAGTGCAAACGGCTGTTTGCCGCTGGACAAGCCGTCGCGGCGGTTGAGGGCATCCAAGCCGATCGCGGTCGGCACCACCTGGGCGTTGAGACGGGCGTTGATGTATTCCCACAACCCCAGAATTTCAGTGGCGGACTGGCCGTTCGGTTCCAATTCCATGGCGGTGCGCCCGTCGATCATGGAAGACGCGAACAAGGTGCGGTGGTGAATGGTCACAGGCGCCACGGTGCCGTGCTGGCTGAGCGCGATGGCGGCCTCGAAAGTGATCTTGGCGCGTGGCGAGGCGTCGTTGAGCACGAACACCATCGGCTTGGCGCATGATTCCACCAATTTCACCGTGGCCCCCACGGCGCGCAGGTCGTGCGGGCTGGGCTTGGTCGGCACCACCACGTAATCGGCGATGCGGATAACCTCGTGAATGGCGCCGGTGATCGCAGGCGGGGTATCGATAACCACGGTGCGCACCCCGGCTTGACGCATATTGGCGAGGTGCTCGCGCAATTCGTGCAAGGTGGTCTGCACGAAAACCGGTGCGGGGTCTTCGCGTTCATTCCACCACGCGGCGAGGCTGCCCTGCGGATCGGTATCGATCACGGCGACGGGACCGTGGCCGCTGCGTTCGGCCTGCACCGACAAATGCCCGGTTAGGGTGGTCTTGCCCGAACCGCCTTTTTGCGAGACGACGGCGATGACATGCATGGAAGGTCTCCTTGGCTCATCAGTATTTCGATCAGCCTAAGGCACCGGACAAAGGTCCCGCTATGACGTCAGTCACTCGATAAAATTGCAGCTAAAATTGAGAAAAATTGCTCAAAACCGCTTAATGACGAAGCTGGTGATGTCATCGGATTGCGGCGCGCCGTCGGTGTGGCCGCTGACGAAGGCGAACACGTTGGCGGTCAGCGCGTGCGCCGACAAGGAGCGATTTTGCAGCAAGCAATCGATCAAACGTTCTTCGCTGAACGGGTTGCGCGCGGCGTCGAACGCTTCGGTCAAACCGTCGGTGTAGATAAACAAGGCGTCGCCCTTTTCCAGCCGGATCGCGTCTTGTTGATACGGCACGCCGTGCTCGAACCCCAACACCACGCCGTCGCCCGTTTCGATTGCCGTCACCTCGCCGTTTTCGCGCACCAGATACGGCGGCAGGTGACCGCCGTTGGCGAAGGTGAAGTCCCAGGTTTCGGGATTGAGCACGCCATAGAACGCGGTCACGAACATGCCCGGAATGTCGTGATCGATGAGCAAACGGTTGACTTCGGATAGGCACGCCGCCGGTCCCGGCTGGCCCTGCGCCGCTGCGCGAAACAGCGTGCGCACCACCGCCATGTAAAACGCCGCGGGAACCCCCTTGCCCGACACGTCGGCGACCACCACCGCGATGGTGCCGTCGTCGAGATCGAAAAAATCGTAAAAATCGCCACCCATTTCCTGCGCCGGGGTGGTTTGCGCGAACACCTGCAAATGTTCGGAATTGGGAAACTGCGCCGGCAAAATGCGTTTTTGAATGGTCCCGGCGAGATCCATTTCACGGCGAATCGCCGCCAATTGTGATTCGGTCCGCCACGCTTTGCGGCGCAATTCACAGTCGGCGTAGACTTTTTCCAGGGTCGCCAAGAGATCGTCCATGGCCACCGGTTTGGTGAGAAAGTCCACCGCACCTTGGTTCATGGCGCTACGGATGGCGGCCAGATCGCGGCTTTTGGTTACGGCGATGCGCGGTACCCGCAAGCGTTTGCCCTTGAGCTTGCGAAACACGCCCAAACCGCCGATGTCGTCGCTGTCGATGGTCACGGCGGCGATATCGATATCGTCCAATTCCGCCATCATCGCAAGCGCTTGGGCTTGATCGCGGGCGAAAACGAAACGGGTGTCGTCGTTGCCGGTGTCACCACCAAAATGGGCGCGGATGTGCTGTTCGAATTCAGGATCGTCGTCGATGATCAGTGTTTTGGGCATCGCCCCCGCGTCTCCATTTGTGCCAGCCCCCATGGCTCAGGAGCATACATAACACCAATTCATAGCAAAACCAAAGCAACGCAATGGTTACGATCTCATGAAAAGCGGTTGAATATCAGTGATGATCGTGGCTGAATTGGTTGCAGGCATCAAAAACAATCACAACGGGTTGCCTACACACGCCAAGGTCTACGCCTGAGGGGGACGAATGACGGCCAAAATTGCCTGGACCGACGACATGAGTGTTGGCTGCGCGGCGCTCGATAACGACCACAAAATCCTTATCCAAGCGCTCAACGATTTCGTCGACGCCCTGGAAAATGACGAGGGCGTGTTCGTGACAGACGGCATTTTTTCGGTCCTGCTGGACTATACCAATTACCATTTCGCCCGCGAAGAGGCCGTCATGGGTGCCTGCGGTTACGACGACTTGGCACAACACAAGCAGACCCATCTGGAACTCAAGGAACAGCTGCTCGACGCCCGACGGCGTTACATGCTCAATCCCTCGTCGGATTTGGAAGAGGAAATCCGCGATTTTCTCCTTAGTTGGCTACAAACCCACATCCTCATTCGCGATATGGATTATAAGGATGTGGTGGCCAGATCTGGACAAGATATCGACGCCATTATGGCCACTATTCACTAATAGCCTTCATCGCATCGTTTTCATCATCACGTAACGGATCAAATATGGGACAGGTCGTCAAATTCTTCGGCTGGCTGCTGATCGGCATCGGTGGCACGCTGGCGGTCTTCAGCCACCTGACCATGGGTTTCGTGTACGGTTGGGACAAGCTCGCCCAACAGGTGACGTCCGATCCCACCGGCACGGCGCTGTCCGTGCTGGCGTTGGTGCCGGGCGCTTTGCTGTACGGATTTGGCGTTTTTCTTGAAAAATGGTCGATCCGTTCAGACGCAAAATGGGCGGCCAAACAAGCCGCCGCAAAAGCAAAAGAAGCGGCCAACGACGCCACGCCTCCGCATCAAACGGAATCTTGAAAGAAGTCCAGTTGCCAGGACATTTCGTCCTCGGTGAACGGGAAACCGCCATCGGTACTGCCCTGCACTTCGCGCGGCGGGACTTTGGCGATGCGTTTTTGCACCAGCACCGCCGTCTGCATGCTCAGCCCGGCTTTCCAGCACAACGCCACAACGCCCTTGACGCTGGCGACGTCGAGAATGCGCGTCACCGTGCCCAGACGCAGCCCGGACTTGAGCGTCAATGCGGTTTTGACGAATTCCGTATCACCGCCTTGGGCGGCTTCACGCACGGTCTTGTCGTCCAGTTCACCTTGCTCGAACAGCTTTTTTGCCCGCTCGCCCGGCGGCCCGCCTTCGTCACGGCTGCGGCTGCGCTCTGCCGCTTCCATACGCCGTTCGAATTCCTCGCGCACGGCTTCGGCGACCTTGTCGCCCAAGTCGGACCGCAACGCCAAGGTATCGAGCAAGCGATCGGAGACATATTCCGCCAAACGCAACACCGCTTTGCGCGATAGGGTCGGCCGACCGACCAGAGGCTCGTGCCAGGGTTCGATGTCGCGCGCCCGTTCGACGATGCGGTCGAGGGTATCTTCGCGGATTTGCGCCGATTTATTGCCCAGCATCAGGCCGATGGCGTCGATGTCTTCGGAAAAATAGATTGCGTCGGTAAGGTCTTCGCTGAGGTTTTTGCGTTTGGAAATGATGCTCAACGCACCCAGCACCGGACCGGAGGTGATGATGTCGAGCAAATCCTCATCGGTCAGAACCGGCGAATGTTCCAGCACCGGCGCGCAGACCACCAGTTCGACGTCCCGCGCCAAGCGGCGGATGACATCCGGCGGGGCGTTGGCGATGTCTTTCAGGGTTTCCGACAGAATGCGCCGCACCCGCGTCGCCTGATCCTTGGCGAGGCGATCGAGAACCTGATGCGCCAGTTCTTGCACCTTGTCCAATTCGGCGGCATTTAGGCCGGGGATCAGACGCGCAATCTTTTCCGCCAGATTGAAACGCACCCCATCGTCATCGTCGCCCGACAGCAACAGGTCCGCCTGACGCGGGGTCGCGGCGTTTTTGGCGATGGCGCGGCGCACTTCCGGCGACGAATCTTCCGCCAGGAAATAGAGCAATTCAGGCGCTAAATCCTCGCGTTTGGCGAGTTTGAGACGCACCTTGACGTTTTTGTCCTGGGCGAGTTTTTTGGCCTCATCATAGCCGATGGGCTTGCCGCGAAACGTGTTGACCAGGCTTTTAAACACCGGACAAATCCTCCTCAACCGGCAAGGCTGTAGGGTGCGGCGAGACAGCAGTCACCCTTGGATTTTTGTTTCACTTCGTACATCGCACTATCGGCGCGCGCCAAGAGGCTTTCCAGGTCCTCCTTGGTGTCGGGGCGATAGACCGCGATGCCGATGGAAATGCCCAAGGGGCGATCCGGGTCACCCGACAGTTCGCGAAGCTGTTCGGACAACACCAGGAGTTGTCGCGAGCGGGCAACGGCGGCCTCTTCGTCCATGTTGTCCAGCCACAGCGCGAATTCGTCGCCGCCCAAACGCGCAATGACGTCGCCGGGACGCACGAAATCGTGCAGCAGATCACGCAGACGCATGATCGCCTCGTCGCCTTTCAAATGGCCGTGCACGTCGTTGACCAGCTTGAAGTTATCCATATCGATGTAAAACAGCGCCCCGCTGGCGCCTTCGCGTTCAAGGCGATGGAAACGGCGCGGCAGTTCGTCGTCGTAAAAGGCCCGCCGGTTCAGCAAGCCGGTCATCGCATCGGTCCGCGACAGGCGCACGATGCTTTCGTGGTTTTCGATCTGTTCGATCGCGATACCCAGCTGGTTGGATATGTCGTTGACCAGCAAGCGGTCGTCGTCGGACCAGTCGGAACGCTTCCAAAGGCATATGACGCCGTTGATTTCACCGCTGTGCTGGCACGGCGCAGCGATCACCCGCCATCCTTCGATTTCTTCTTCGCGCAGCCAGGCATCGTGCTTGCTAAACGTCAAAAACCCCTCGCCCATCTGGCCCGGTCCGCCGGTACCGAATTCGGCGGCGGGCTCGAACTCGAGACGGGCATCGATCTCCTTGCCCACAGTCATACGCAAAACGCGACAGCCGCTGGCGCCCATAGCCCGCGCGGTCGCTGCGGCGGCGGCGGCGAGCATGTCGGTGGGATCGATTTCGTCGCGAATGGTGTTGACGATATAGCCGAGCACCTGTTCGCGCTGGTGGGCATGGGCCAGGGCCACGGCGCGCTCGCGCTCCGCCGTGACGTCGCGACACACGCCGCGCACGCCGAGCGGCGTGCCGTCGTCTTCGAAAAACGGGATCGCCGACACCACCACGCAGGCCATGCCGCCGTCGGCGCGGTACATCCACACCTCCATATCTTCGATGCGCTTGTCGGATAAAAATGGAATGGGTGCGTACTCTTCCGCGCCGACGATGAAATCTTCCGGTTTTCGCCCGATCATATCATCCGCCGCATAGCCCAACGCGCCGGTGCGCGAAACGAAGATGAAACGCCCTTCGTCCCCGACTTCCCAGGAAAAATCGCTGGATACTTCGACCAAGTCTTTGAAACGCTGGCGCGATTCGATCAGCGCGTCGCGCAAATTG
This genomic stretch from Magnetovibrio sp. harbors:
- a CDS encoding putative metalloprotease CJM1_0395 family protein — protein: MIDNQVRTSYGSMDASSLGVGPSSRPKARVAAAPAPAPKTSQGPGYTTYVTTQATLLAAQEARNDTHVRRDSPLRDQGGHSQSGQKRTSSNFDAELSEEEQQRVQELKKIDREVRAHERAHRAAGSSLTGAAQFTYTRGPDGQQYAVSGEVSIDTGREQSAAATAAKMEAVIRAALAPANPSSQDIAVAAQARQVLNEVAQEARKERLNVAEDPSTTSPIRAQLSKANQAYRNNGAEDGQAFTARQARNALFLNAQQSFNIII
- a CDS encoding YdcF family protein, which produces MDVSSLTFVLTRILAFALNPVSLFIAGLLLSLLLMLSRHWAGKGRVLLGFVLLNYIVFAIFPVGVWAVNKLEDRFSTVRDYPGSVAGILVLAGSVNTVMTRERDQVAVGGNIERLTEFMRLARAHPEAKLVYVGGQGRLFDRKPSEAEVAERFLRETGLDTTKVWFEDRSRNTEEGALMSYRQLQPGDQPWVLITSARHMPRAVGLFRKAGWTVLAHPTDYLTLPGEPQTWAPTWPGGLGFANEALYEWAGLAFSWLRGKIDEPFPGPFPAGDAVAQVSN
- a CDS encoding septal ring lytic transglycosylase RlpA family protein, which encodes MRLIYKLSLVAVSAGLLAACAETKFVMHTAKRLGETNKSQGDYKVGKPYQVGGIWYYPSEDMSYDRTGIASWYGPNFDGKRTANGEIFDQWEVSAAHKTLPMPSVVRVTNLVNGRSLVVRINDRGPFKPGRIIDLSRRAAQLLDIEKSGTAQVRVQILPQESRILAQRAKAGGTQLLAADTPIKAEGVSSQPVASQTLPEPPQMKMNSKLYVPPRQSVESAPIEMAKVEQAPLVDAPVTEAQRPVKVGEVAQVAVSPTRLFIQAGAFSNASNAERVKQHLATIGDARVTPVSVNGRDFYRVRIGPLTTVAEADALLPQIIDAGYSGARTVVDSTATN
- the tmk gene encoding dTMP kinase, with product MTRGRFITLEGGEGAGKSTQIALLKDALEASGRTVLTTREPGGSPGGEEIRNLLVNGATNRWEPLSEALLNYAARYEHLQKVILPALDAGTWVICDRFADSTMAYQGYGHGMDREIIRRLHRLVVGETNPDLTLIFDLPVEAGLERAGIRGEGEDRYERMGLDFHNRLREGFLEIARKHPARCEVIDATGDIGAVAMAVHDAVASKLGIDL
- a CDS encoding D-alanyl-D-alanine carboxypeptidase family protein, whose product is MLLSRRIFRSVLAATLLSGAVHVQSVWALDTPASHVFMVDTTTGTVLLDKNGDTAMAPASMSKLMTLYMVFERLQDGRLSLDDKFYVSENAWRKGGAKTGGSTMFLEPSMRVRVEDLIRGIIVQSGNDACIVIAEALSGSEEAFAADMTKKAYELGMTGSTFKNSTGWPDPEHRVTAHDLARLAQLTVERFPEYYHYYSEQSFVFNGIKQSNRNPLIYKDMGADGLKTGHTEESGYGLTASAKRDDRRLVLVVNGLSSKKMRSTESERLLEWGFREFGNYPLFKAGDVVTDANVWLGQKASVPLVIENDLTLTLPKRARQGMKVKVTFEGPIPAPLQKGQRVAMLSITAPDVTPVEIPLLAGESVEQLGLVGRLGAALDYILWGGGSR
- a CDS encoding ParA family protein; the encoded protein is MHVIAVVSQKGGSGKTTLTGHLSVQAERSGHGPVAVIDTDPQGSLAAWWNEREDPAPVFVQTTLHELREHLANMRQAGVRTVVIDTPPAITGAIHEVIRIADYVVVPTKPSPHDLRAVGATVKLVESCAKPMVFVLNDASPRAKITFEAAIALSQHGTVAPVTIHHRTLFASSMIDGRTAMELEPNGQSATEILGLWEYINARLNAQVVPTAIGLDALNRRDGLSSGKQPFALSTAQGEFSDEDEEAPELIVETPDPQQVPLTAVKPLERVPDPVPRAFATPPGAPGTGPNLWDGFAPSPEDGKDLRPQTTQPQRTSNGHEPRVFGRRQVRQVI
- a CDS encoding lytic murein transglycosylase, producing MRRLLFSILAIFVLSAPLAVHAETDPTGQQQPFDEWLVELRAEALAKGISAATLDAALTGLEPIPRVIELDRRQPEFTWTFRKYMEKLVNGQRIEKGKQKLAENVKLLTEIGDKYGIQPRFLVAFWGLETDFGRLAEGYFSTIAALATLAHDGRRSAFFREQLLTALKIIDQGHITAERMKGSWAGAMGHFQFIPTTFDAYATDYDGDGKIDIWGNQGDAYASAANFLTKSGWKGDEIWGREVVLPKGFDFNMADMKVRKTLPEWQALGVRKVGGGNLPVPTNVVMTASIVAPAGANGPAFLVYKNFRTVMVWNRSIFYALAVGQLADRIIGLPAFTTLGPAGGRGLSHAEGMELQQRLSALGFDTGGVDGVVGPKSREAIRDFQRATGLVPDGHPSVELLERVKKGL
- a CDS encoding ankyrin repeat domain-containing protein, which codes for MHVITALRFAGPIAVVLICGLSVQSASADAWTCPQLHEAAFLDEPDEVREVLAHGVDVDCTDVLGQTALVTAVNGASMASFDVLMQSGARVDVRTEFGQSLLQHTKKKFSSVDHQKGLEQYRALYKTMIARLQTAGAAN